Proteins encoded together in one Streptomyces umbrinus window:
- a CDS encoding LAETG motif-containing sortase-dependent surface protein, which translates to MKLLRKPAAVAVAALALTALSATTAQAHDGNHPFKNCTEAYENGYSNIAEGDEHYDDDLDRDQDGIGCDQPPSDFVPAEDQGTGDESTASDNGEKNTDLAETGGSGATAYIAGGGAVVLLAGGGVLFTVRKRRDAR; encoded by the coding sequence GTGAAGTTGCTCCGCAAGCCCGCCGCCGTTGCCGTCGCCGCGCTGGCGCTCACCGCCCTGTCGGCCACCACCGCCCAGGCCCACGACGGCAACCACCCGTTCAAGAACTGCACCGAGGCGTACGAGAACGGGTACTCCAACATCGCCGAGGGCGACGAGCACTACGACGACGACCTGGACCGCGACCAGGACGGTATTGGCTGCGACCAGCCACCCTCGGACTTCGTCCCGGCGGAGGACCAGGGCACGGGCGACGAGAGCACCGCCTCCGACAACGGTGAGAAGAACACCGACCTGGCGGAGACCGGCGGCAGCGGCGCCACGGCGTACATCGCGGGCGGCGGCGCGGTCGTCCTCCTCGCGGGAGGCGGGGTGCTGTTCACGGTGCGCAAGCGCCGCGACGCCCGCTGA
- a CDS encoding alkaline phosphatase PhoX: MERRTLLRAAALGGSSAVFGGTLWRGAAYAAPAQPGAGPYGALGAADANGVRLPSGFTSRVIARSGQTVTGTSYTWHNAPDGGACYTDGAGWIYVSNSEINPSGGASAVKFSSAGAVTGAYRVLSGTRQNCAGGRTPWNTWLSCEEVSLGYVYETDPWGVNAAVRRDAMGRFKHEAAAADPVRKVVYLTEDETNGCLYRFAPTAWGNLSTGTLQVMVAGTATSGSFTWANVPDPDGSPTTTRTQVSGSKKFNGGEGCHYADDTVWFTTKGDNRVWQLNLASNTYELAYDDSLVTSGTAPLTGVDNITGSASGDLFVAEDGGNMEICVITPNDVIAPFLRIDGQSGSEITGPAFSPDGTRLYFSSQRGTSGSSSGGITYEVRGPFRA; this comes from the coding sequence GTGGAACGTCGTACCCTCCTGCGCGCGGCCGCCCTCGGCGGTTCGTCCGCCGTCTTCGGCGGAACCCTGTGGCGCGGCGCCGCGTACGCCGCACCCGCCCAGCCCGGCGCCGGCCCGTACGGGGCACTCGGCGCGGCGGACGCGAACGGCGTCAGGCTGCCCAGCGGATTCACCAGCCGGGTGATAGCCAGGTCCGGCCAGACGGTCACCGGCACGTCCTACACCTGGCACAACGCCCCTGACGGCGGGGCCTGTTACACCGATGGCGCCGGCTGGATCTATGTCTCCAACTCGGAGATCAACCCGTCCGGTGGCGCGAGCGCGGTGAAGTTCTCGTCGGCGGGCGCGGTCACGGGCGCGTACCGCGTGCTGTCCGGCACCCGGCAGAACTGCGCGGGCGGCAGGACCCCGTGGAACACCTGGCTCTCCTGCGAGGAGGTGTCCCTCGGTTACGTCTACGAGACGGACCCGTGGGGCGTGAACGCGGCCGTACGCCGTGACGCCATGGGCCGCTTCAAACACGAGGCGGCGGCGGCCGACCCGGTGCGCAAGGTGGTCTACCTGACGGAGGACGAGACCAACGGCTGCCTCTACCGCTTCGCCCCCACCGCCTGGGGCAACCTGTCCACCGGCACCCTCCAGGTCATGGTCGCCGGGACCGCCACCTCCGGCTCCTTCACCTGGGCGAACGTGCCCGACCCGGACGGCTCCCCCACCACGACCCGTACGCAGGTCTCCGGCTCGAAGAAGTTCAACGGCGGCGAGGGCTGCCACTACGCCGACGACACGGTCTGGTTCACCACCAAGGGCGACAACCGCGTCTGGCAGCTCAACCTGGCCTCCAACACATACGAGTTGGCGTACGACGACTCGCTCGTGACCTCCGGTACGGCCCCGCTGACCGGCGTCGACAACATCACCGGCAGCGCCTCGGGCGACCTGTTCGTCGCGGAGGACGGCGGCAACATGGAGATCTGCGTCATCACACCGAACGACGTGATCGCCCCGTTCCTGCGCATCGACGGCCAGTCCGGCTCGGAGATCACCGGCCCCGCCTTCTCCCCCGACGGAACCCGCCTCTACTTCTCCAGCCAGCGGGGCACGAGCGGCAGTTCGTCGGGCGGCATCACGTACGAGGTGAGGGGCCCGTTCCGCGCGTAG
- a CDS encoding oxidoreductase translates to MSGWTAHDIPDQSGRTVVVTGANSGIGYVTARELARRGARVVLACRSESRGTEAADRLAIEVPDAEAEFAPLDLGNLDSVREFAAAYGRKYGRLDLLVNNAGLMALPQGRTADGFETQFGVNHLGHFALTGLLMPTLLATPGARVVTVSSFVHALANIDIDDLNSERKYGRWTAYGRSKTANLLFVHELARRLAATGSDVVAAAAHPGYAATNLMTVAPRMEGRKTSERFMEIGSRFVAQSAESGALPTLYAATAPGVRPDSFTGPSILGLRGSPAKSRRARWTLNDRAGQRLWEESERLTGVTYDALKV, encoded by the coding sequence ATGAGCGGCTGGACTGCGCACGACATTCCCGACCAGAGCGGCCGTACCGTCGTCGTCACCGGGGCGAACAGTGGGATCGGGTATGTCACCGCCCGTGAACTGGCCCGGCGGGGCGCCCGGGTCGTCCTCGCGTGCCGCAGCGAGAGCCGCGGCACCGAGGCCGCCGACCGCCTGGCGATCGAAGTGCCGGACGCGGAGGCGGAGTTCGCGCCTCTCGACCTCGGGAACCTGGACTCCGTACGGGAGTTCGCGGCGGCGTACGGGCGGAAGTACGGCCGTCTGGACCTGCTCGTCAACAACGCGGGCTTGATGGCGTTGCCGCAGGGTCGCACGGCGGACGGATTCGAGACGCAGTTCGGGGTCAACCACCTCGGACACTTCGCGCTCACCGGACTGCTCATGCCGACCCTGCTCGCCACACCGGGCGCCCGCGTGGTGACCGTGTCCAGCTTCGTGCACGCGCTGGCCAACATCGACATCGACGATCTCAACAGCGAGCGGAAGTACGGGCGTTGGACCGCGTACGGGCGCTCGAAGACGGCCAACCTGCTGTTCGTGCACGAGTTGGCGCGCAGGCTCGCCGCCACCGGCTCCGATGTCGTGGCGGCGGCCGCGCACCCCGGCTACGCCGCCACCAACCTCATGACCGTGGCCCCGAGGATGGAGGGCCGCAAGACCTCCGAACGGTTCATGGAGATCGGCAGCCGCTTCGTCGCTCAGTCCGCGGAGTCCGGTGCCCTCCCCACGCTGTACGCGGCGACAGCCCCCGGCGTACGCCCGGACTCCTTCACCGGCCCCTCGATCCTCGGCCTCCGCGGCTCCCCGGCGAAGTCGCGACGCGCCAGGTGGACCCTCAACGACCGGGCAGGGCAACGGCTTTGGGAGGAGTCGGAGCGGCTGACGGGTGTCACGTACGACGCGCTGAAGGTGTGA
- a CDS encoding SulP family inorganic anion transporter has product MSGMHARGRVPAHARIPDAPPVPDFPAPNAPAHAPTYAPDITPTAASPMNRTDRTAKADRAAGSDKNGKGPKVDLATEITASLVVFLVALPLCIGVAVASGVPAELGIISGVIGGLVVGAARGSTLQVSGPAAGLAALVAETVLEYGVAMLGVIVLGSGILQIVLGLVRLGRIFQAISLAVVQGMLAGIGLPLMFSQLYPMSDSKAPGTPIENMAGLPGLIADTFANPQALIAAGLGVVTIVLSFLWKKMPGPVKKIPAALVAVGIGIGVASLPGVDVKTLQVGNLLASVNVPGPAEFAGLADVGIITAILTFTVIASAESLFTAAAVDRMHNGPRTRYNPELIAQGAGNTVAGILGALPITAVVARSSANVQAGAKTRLSRTLHGLWLLAFALLLPQVLALIPIAVLAGVLVHSGWKLFAPEEFPKMWRQDRGEFAVMTLTTLVIVATALLEGVLFGLAAGIVLAALRMSQTVIKQHLEEDTAKVVMAGNATFLRLPQLIEALEAAAEAGKPRIRLDLTGVTHLDHACRNQVEEFVAQQRGFGLRVELLMPGPAKPVGTPAPVADLAGEQDRSAGTGLPRRPYASTGAGPAQGPGPTAEWFYLDTRPMPEEYASR; this is encoded by the coding sequence ATGAGCGGGATGCACGCACGCGGACGCGTACCGGCGCACGCCAGGATCCCGGACGCCCCGCCCGTCCCGGACTTCCCCGCCCCGAACGCCCCCGCCCACGCCCCCACGTACGCCCCGGACATCACGCCGACGGCCGCTTCCCCGATGAACAGGACGGACAGGACGGCCAAGGCGGACAGGGCTGCCGGGTCGGACAAGAACGGCAAGGGGCCGAAGGTCGACCTCGCCACCGAGATCACCGCCTCCCTCGTCGTCTTCCTCGTCGCGCTCCCCCTGTGCATCGGCGTGGCCGTCGCCTCCGGTGTCCCCGCCGAGCTGGGCATCATCTCCGGTGTCATCGGCGGCCTGGTGGTCGGCGCGGCGCGCGGCAGCACCCTCCAAGTCAGCGGCCCGGCGGCCGGGTTGGCGGCCCTCGTGGCGGAGACGGTCCTCGAGTACGGCGTCGCCATGCTCGGTGTGATCGTCCTCGGCTCGGGCATCCTGCAGATCGTCCTGGGCCTGGTCCGTCTCGGCCGGATCTTCCAGGCGATCTCCCTGGCCGTCGTCCAGGGCATGCTCGCGGGCATCGGACTGCCGCTGATGTTCAGCCAGTTGTACCCGATGTCCGACTCCAAGGCCCCGGGCACCCCGATCGAGAACATGGCCGGCCTCCCCGGTCTGATCGCCGACACCTTCGCCAACCCCCAGGCGCTGATCGCCGCAGGACTCGGCGTCGTCACCATCGTGCTCAGTTTCCTGTGGAAGAAGATGCCGGGCCCGGTCAAGAAGATCCCGGCCGCGCTCGTGGCCGTCGGGATCGGTATCGGGGTCGCCTCCCTGCCGGGCGTGGACGTGAAGACGCTCCAGGTGGGCAATCTGCTCGCGTCCGTGAACGTCCCCGGCCCGGCCGAGTTCGCGGGACTCGCCGACGTCGGGATCATCACCGCGATCCTCACCTTCACGGTGATCGCCTCGGCGGAGAGCCTCTTCACCGCCGCGGCCGTGGACCGTATGCACAACGGCCCGCGCACCCGCTACAACCCCGAACTCATCGCCCAGGGCGCCGGAAACACCGTGGCGGGCATCCTCGGCGCGCTCCCCATCACGGCGGTCGTGGCCCGCAGTTCGGCGAACGTCCAGGCGGGCGCCAAGACCCGGCTGTCCCGCACGCTGCACGGCCTGTGGCTGCTGGCCTTCGCGCTGCTGCTGCCCCAGGTCCTCGCCCTGATCCCGATCGCCGTCCTCGCGGGCGTCCTCGTACACAGCGGCTGGAAGCTCTTCGCCCCCGAGGAGTTCCCGAAGATGTGGCGCCAGGACCGGGGCGAGTTCGCGGTCATGACCCTCACCACGCTGGTCATCGTGGCGACCGCGCTCCTCGAAGGCGTCCTCTTCGGCCTCGCCGCCGGAATCGTGCTGGCCGCGCTGCGTATGTCGCAGACCGTCATCAAGCAGCACCTGGAGGAGGACACCGCCAAGGTCGTCATGGCGGGCAACGCCACGTTCCTGCGGCTGCCACAGCTGATCGAGGCGCTGGAGGCCGCCGCGGAGGCGGGCAAGCCGCGCATTCGGCTCGACCTGACCGGTGTGACCCACCTCGACCACGCCTGCCGCAACCAGGTGGAGGAGTTCGTCGCCCAGCAGCGGGGGTTCGGTCTGCGGGTGGAACTGCTGATGCCGGGGCCGGCCAAGCCGGTTGGCACGCCTGCGCCTGTGGCGGACTTGGCCGGTGAGCAGGATCGGTCGGCCGGGACCGGGCTGCCCAGGCGGCCGTACGCGTCCACGGGTGCGGGGCCGGCGCAGGGGCCCGGGCCCACGGCCGAGTGGTTCTATCTCGATACGCGGCCCATGCCTGAGGAGTACGCCTCTCGTTGA
- a CDS encoding carbonic anhydrase has protein sequence MKALLDRARSFKRRVDFESGEYRKLAEGQYPEALFITCSDSRVIPALITGARPGEIFELRNAGNIVPPHGRQGASGEAATIEYALEVLGVQDIVVCGHSHCGAMGALKSGDDLSALPGVDAWLDLARPELAPLLDGACEDPSMPAVAQLNVVNQLEALRSYPVTKPRLDSGRLRLHGWYYEVDTGQVHELDEDGSFRVHAA, from the coding sequence GTGAAGGCACTGCTGGACCGCGCCCGCTCGTTCAAGAGGCGCGTCGATTTCGAGAGCGGCGAATACCGGAAGCTGGCCGAAGGCCAATATCCGGAGGCATTGTTCATTACCTGCTCGGACTCGCGGGTAATACCCGCCCTGATCACGGGCGCACGACCCGGAGAGATATTCGAGCTGCGGAACGCAGGCAATATCGTGCCACCGCACGGACGGCAGGGCGCGTCCGGCGAGGCCGCCACCATCGAGTACGCACTGGAGGTGCTCGGCGTTCAGGACATCGTCGTGTGTGGCCACTCCCACTGCGGCGCGATGGGCGCCCTGAAGTCCGGCGACGACCTGTCCGCGCTGCCCGGGGTGGACGCCTGGCTCGACCTGGCCCGCCCGGAACTCGCGCCGTTGCTCGACGGGGCGTGCGAGGACCCGTCGATGCCGGCGGTGGCCCAGCTCAACGTCGTCAACCAGCTTGAGGCGCTGCGGAGTTACCCGGTGACCAAGCCACGGCTCGACTCGGGTCGGCTGCGGCTGCACGGCTGGTACTACGAGGTCGACACCGGCCAGGTCCACGAGTTGGACGAGGACGGCAGCTTCCGGGTGCACGCCGCATGA
- a CDS encoding winged helix-turn-helix domain-containing protein, translating to MGVRVLLIEDDETIAEPLAEGLGHFGLTVDHVSTGAAGLRGPYGDVVLLDLGLPDMDGIDVCRGIRQYSDVPVIILSARGEEADRVLGLELGADDYLAKPFSLRELVARIRAVTRRTQQGRGLQPGLAEGEFMATPPGGTPVVGPFGTGPLGASPLGTGPLGSGTLGAGVRVSGLLGDGAPAAGGTLGSEAPGAGSSDARYSGAGSSDWRSRSEGAYESGSSTSAGSSGAWSRDAEPRDEPLAAGPRDEPLAVETRASERREDKPFRGESFGGEPFAGESFSAGADLPGQDTHGRDTARRDPAGWGPSGRGGSETGNTGRGGAGSGEPERAAAGADAASGARSSYDRTDGTGARSSYDRSDGTRARSSYGPSGATRAPDSYDSARGTRAPDPYDLSSGGSRSPDAYDPRAPHDPHDPYDQSSRSFEAGSAFEFAPPVPAGRPRRAASAGPVEGVLDAEPDPVAGTPPAPGPLVVDRRTRQVWVGDSPVSLTPKEFELLALLTEDPGAVYSRQQILDRVWDPHYQGPTKTLDVHVATLRRKLGNPAWIQTLRGVGFRLAVQNRPPSAGGASGGTLGGATGGSYGEQPGRPTGSYDASGSTGSYSTSGSYSGSGSYGSFESFESSGAYDDLPDGGSHEARPAAFR from the coding sequence ATGGGCGTACGAGTGCTGCTCATCGAGGACGACGAGACGATCGCCGAGCCGCTCGCCGAGGGTCTGGGCCACTTCGGGCTGACGGTCGACCACGTCTCGACCGGCGCCGCCGGTCTGAGAGGGCCGTACGGCGATGTCGTCCTGCTCGACCTGGGGCTGCCCGACATGGACGGTATCGACGTGTGCCGGGGGATCCGGCAGTACTCCGACGTGCCCGTCATCATCCTCAGCGCGCGCGGCGAGGAGGCCGACCGCGTTCTGGGTCTGGAACTCGGCGCGGACGACTATCTGGCGAAACCTTTCAGCCTGCGCGAGCTGGTGGCTCGGATACGGGCGGTGACGCGACGCACCCAGCAGGGCCGTGGCCTCCAACCCGGCCTGGCCGAGGGCGAGTTCATGGCGACACCGCCGGGCGGGACACCTGTGGTGGGCCCGTTCGGCACGGGTCCGCTCGGCGCGAGCCCCCTCGGTACGGGTCCGCTCGGGTCGGGGACCCTGGGCGCGGGCGTGCGGGTGAGCGGCCTGCTCGGCGACGGGGCGCCCGCCGCCGGAGGGACGCTTGGTTCGGAGGCTCCGGGTGCCGGGTCTTCGGATGCCCGGTACTCGGGCGCTGGCTCGTCCGACTGGCGGTCCCGCTCCGAGGGGGCGTACGAGTCGGGGTCCTCTACGAGTGCCGGGTCCTCCGGCGCCTGGTCCCGGGACGCGGAACCTCGGGACGAACCCCTGGCCGCGGGCCCCCGGGACGAACCCCTGGCTGTGGAAACCCGGGCCTCGGAACGCCGGGAGGACAAGCCGTTCAGGGGCGAGTCGTTCGGCGGCGAACCGTTCGCGGGTGAGTCGTTCTCGGCGGGGGCGGACCTGCCTGGGCAGGACACCCACGGGCGGGATACCGCTCGACGCGACCCCGCAGGGTGGGGCCCCTCCGGGCGAGGCGGCTCTGAGACGGGCAACACCGGGCGAGGCGGGGCCGGTTCGGGCGAACCGGAGCGGGCCGCCGCGGGGGCGGATGCCGCGTCGGGCGCGCGGTCCTCGTACGACCGGACCGATGGCACCGGGGCGCGGTCTTCGTACGACAGGAGCGACGGTACTCGCGCGAGGTCCTCTTACGGCCCGTCCGGAGCAACTCGCGCGCCGGACTCGTACGACTCCGCCAGGGGCACCCGTGCCCCGGACCCGTACGACCTGTCGTCCGGCGGCTCCCGTTCCCCCGACGCGTACGACCCCCGCGCCCCGCATGATCCCCACGATCCCTACGACCAGTCGTCGCGTTCCTTCGAGGCCGGGTCGGCCTTCGAGTTCGCGCCGCCGGTTCCGGCCGGGCGGCCTCGGCGGGCGGCGTCTGCCGGACCCGTCGAAGGGGTACTCGATGCCGAGCCGGATCCGGTCGCCGGGACGCCGCCCGCCCCCGGCCCCCTCGTCGTGGACCGCCGCACCCGGCAGGTCTGGGTCGGGGACTCGCCGGTCTCGCTGACGCCGAAGGAGTTCGAACTGCTCGCGCTGCTCACCGAGGACCCCGGAGCGGTCTACTCGCGGCAGCAGATCCTGGACCGGGTGTGGGACCCGCACTACCAGGGCCCGACCAAGACGCTGGACGTCCATGTGGCCACGCTGCGAAGGAAGTTGGGGAACCCGGCCTGGATCCAGACCCTGCGCGGGGTCGGTTTCAGACTGGCCGTGCAGAACCGGCCGCCCTCGGCGGGCGGAGCCTCGGGCGGAACCCTGGGCGGGGCGACGGGCGGCTCGTACGGGGAACAGCCCGGCAGACCGACCGGCTCGTACGACGCATCCGGTTCGACCGGCTCGTACAGTACCTCCGGCTCGTACAGCGGCTCCGGCTCGTACGGATCGTTCGAGTCGTTCGAGTCGAGCGGCGCGTACGACGACCTCCCGGACGGCGGATCCCACGAAGCCCGGCCGGCGGCCTTCCGGTGA
- a CDS encoding sensor histidine kinase has protein sequence MTRRLLLSYLSLAVLLLLCLEIPLGFVYSRGERERVTNMAKDEAESVSAYASLALSMGGRAGEDLPGRVSRCAERIGGKVVIVDRSGALVTSSHTLSATETQGLAARPGIAAALRGTATQDVRTSTIGGVQYLSVAAPIAHGSYKQGAVWITLPTQMVHARVHHVWLLLALGGLAALTAVAVIGFAIARWTGRPIRELELATHELADGGPSTPVAITKGPPEVRSLAATFNRTAARLEHLLASQRAFAGEASHQLKTPLAALRLRLENLEPDIALNARGSLTAAMTETDRLARMVEGLLAMARLDESAAVREQVDLDRVCAERHRAWAPMFEQHGVQLVLLGDYGGPVLALPGAVEQILDNLLSNSLRVSPRYSTVSIDLRRPETHERRFGHRPAGPARVELHVTDEGPGMTEEQRRRAFDRFWRAPDAPKGGTGLGLALVQRLAHASGGDVLLRAGASGGLDAVVRLPPGGTPGVPPRPLESAAQRVF, from the coding sequence GTGACGCGTCGCCTCCTGCTCAGCTATCTGAGTCTCGCCGTGCTGCTCCTGCTCTGCCTGGAGATCCCGCTGGGGTTCGTGTACTCCCGGGGTGAGCGGGAGCGGGTCACCAACATGGCGAAGGACGAGGCGGAGTCGGTCTCCGCGTACGCCTCACTGGCCCTTTCCATGGGCGGCCGCGCGGGGGAGGACCTGCCCGGCAGGGTGAGCCGCTGCGCCGAGCGCATCGGCGGGAAGGTGGTGATCGTCGACCGGTCGGGCGCGCTCGTCACCAGCTCGCACACGCTGTCGGCGACGGAGACCCAGGGCCTCGCCGCCCGTCCCGGGATCGCGGCGGCGCTGCGGGGAACCGCGACGCAGGACGTCCGCACCTCCACCATCGGAGGCGTCCAGTACCTGTCCGTCGCGGCGCCGATCGCGCACGGCTCGTACAAACAGGGCGCTGTGTGGATCACGCTGCCCACGCAGATGGTGCATGCGCGGGTGCACCACGTCTGGCTGCTGCTGGCCCTCGGCGGGCTCGCGGCCCTCACCGCCGTCGCGGTCATCGGCTTCGCCATCGCCCGCTGGACCGGCCGACCCATCCGCGAACTGGAGCTCGCCACCCACGAGTTGGCCGACGGCGGCCCGTCCACACCGGTGGCGATCACCAAGGGGCCGCCGGAGGTACGGAGTCTCGCGGCGACCTTCAACCGTACGGCCGCCCGCCTCGAACACCTCCTCGCCTCCCAGCGCGCCTTCGCGGGCGAGGCCTCGCACCAGCTCAAGACGCCCCTCGCCGCGCTGCGGCTGCGCCTGGAGAACCTGGAGCCCGACATCGCCCTGAACGCCCGGGGCAGTCTGACCGCCGCGATGACCGAGACCGACCGGCTCGCCAGGATGGTCGAGGGGCTGCTGGCGATGGCCCGGCTCGACGAGAGCGCGGCGGTGCGCGAACAGGTGGACCTGGACCGGGTCTGCGCGGAGCGGCACCGGGCCTGGGCGCCGATGTTCGAGCAGCACGGCGTACAGCTCGTGCTGCTCGGCGACTACGGCGGACCGGTCCTCGCCCTGCCCGGCGCGGTCGAGCAGATCCTGGACAACCTGCTGTCCAACTCCCTGCGGGTGTCGCCCCGTTACTCCACGGTGTCCATCGACCTGCGCAGGCCCGAGACCCACGAACGCCGCTTCGGCCACCGACCGGCGGGTCCGGCCCGCGTCGAACTCCACGTCACCGACGAGGGCCCCGGCATGACCGAGGAGCAGCGCCGGCGCGCCTTCGACCGCTTCTGGCGCGCTCCCGACGCGCCCAAGGGCGGTACGGGTCTGGGGCTGGCCCTTGTCCAGCGCCTTGCCCATGCGAGCGGGGGTGACGTCCTGCTGCGTGCCGGTGCCTCCGGCGGGCTTGACGCGGTGGTTCGGCTGCCGCCGGGCGGCACTCCGGGGGTGCCGCCGAGACCGCTGGAGAGCGCCGCTCAACGGGTGTTCTGA
- a CDS encoding SDR family NAD(P)-dependent oxidoreductase — translation MNRTRFSHRTVLVTGGGTGIGRAVALAFAAEGASVVVAGRTRAALDETVALAERAGGTAVAQVADVARPADVEALVRTAVDRFGSLDIAVNNAGVFRGGQPVADLPEEDWRTLLDINLTGVLLALQAEVRQMRTQPGGGAIVNVSSNLGAHKQWPNTTAYAASKAAVSALTAGAALDHVADGIRINAVSPGASATTMSLRPGETEADRAARMKEESPLGRVSSTEEVAEAVLYLASDAAASVVGTDLVIDGGASL, via the coding sequence ATGAACCGCACCCGCTTCTCGCACCGCACCGTCCTCGTCACCGGAGGCGGAACCGGCATCGGGCGGGCCGTCGCGCTCGCGTTCGCCGCCGAAGGGGCCTCCGTCGTCGTGGCGGGTCGTACCCGGGCGGCGCTCGACGAGACCGTCGCCCTCGCCGAACGGGCCGGTGGCACGGCGGTCGCGCAGGTCGCCGACGTGGCACGCCCGGCGGACGTGGAGGCACTCGTCCGCACGGCCGTCGACCGGTTCGGCTCTCTCGACATAGCCGTGAACAACGCGGGCGTCTTCCGCGGCGGACAGCCCGTCGCCGACCTCCCCGAGGAGGACTGGCGGACCCTGCTCGACATCAACCTCACCGGTGTACTCCTCGCCCTGCAGGCCGAGGTCCGGCAGATGCGGACCCAACCGGGCGGCGGCGCGATCGTCAACGTCTCCTCCAACCTGGGCGCGCACAAGCAGTGGCCCAACACCACCGCGTACGCGGCATCCAAGGCCGCCGTGTCCGCGCTCACCGCCGGTGCCGCGCTCGACCACGTCGCCGACGGCATCCGTATCAACGCCGTGAGCCCCGGTGCGTCCGCGACCACCATGTCCCTGCGACCCGGCGAGACCGAGGCCGACCGTGCCGCCCGGATGAAGGAGGAGTCACCGCTCGGCCGCGTCTCCTCGACGGAGGAGGTGGCCGAGGCCGTTCTCTACCTGGCCTCCGACGCGGCGGCGTCCGTGGTCGGCACGGACCTGGTGATCGACGGGGGTGCGTCGTTGTAG
- a CDS encoding MFS transporter — MAPPRSSRGAFVLLGGVQVTLIFTLAAVAVPLPGIGVEFGVRREELILLSAAYGLTFAGLLLFGGRLADRYGGQRALTAGLLVFGLASVAAPLAPGYGTLLAARLAQGAGAALIAPAAMAVLRTVFPSPAAYSGAMATWGGLSVLGATAGNLLSGVISALLSWRWAFAVPLAVTVAALALAPRVLPTTTGPHSGTGGPEHPARRPRLDLRGALLATAGLASASYGLVLTDAWPWTSGRVLAPLVAGVVLLAMFVGVERRVPDPLLPPRFLLDRRRALGLAATALTAAGAATVFVLFSLHLQDERGWSALRTSTAFVPFALALLASGRVAGRLIGRYGAPVVTGAGLAVGAVGLVLLSLLGVNDTVPYAYGLLPGFVLLATGVAASFAGAAVLATDRVPAERTGLAGGVHNTAMETGPTVVFALLLGVGGDTASLAVTAALFGTAALALRLA; from the coding sequence ATGGCGCCTCCTCGCTCCAGCCGGGGCGCGTTCGTGTTGCTCGGTGGGGTGCAGGTCACTCTGATCTTCACCTTGGCCGCGGTGGCTGTGCCGTTGCCGGGGATCGGGGTGGAATTCGGGGTGCGGCGCGAGGAGTTGATCCTGCTCAGTGCGGCGTACGGGCTGACGTTCGCCGGGCTGTTGTTGTTCGGGGGACGGCTCGCCGACCGGTACGGCGGGCAACGGGCGCTCACTGCGGGGCTGTTGGTCTTCGGGCTCGCGTCGGTCGCCGCCCCGCTCGCTCCCGGGTACGGCACTCTGCTCGCGGCCCGGCTCGCCCAGGGTGCGGGCGCTGCCCTGATCGCCCCGGCCGCGATGGCGGTACTGCGGACGGTGTTCCCCTCCCCCGCCGCGTACAGCGGTGCGATGGCCACCTGGGGAGGTCTGTCCGTCCTCGGCGCCACAGCGGGCAATCTGCTCTCCGGCGTCATCTCCGCACTCCTGTCCTGGCGTTGGGCCTTCGCCGTACCACTCGCCGTGACGGTGGCGGCGCTCGCACTGGCCCCCCGGGTGCTGCCCACGACGACCGGGCCCCACTCCGGGACGGGCGGGCCCGAGCACCCGGCCCGCCGCCCCCGTCTCGACCTGCGCGGCGCGCTCTTGGCCACCGCCGGGCTGGCCTCCGCCAGCTACGGGCTCGTGCTCACCGACGCGTGGCCCTGGACTTCGGGCCGGGTGCTGGCGCCGCTGGTCGCCGGAGTCGTACTCCTGGCCATGTTCGTCGGGGTCGAGCGGCGGGTGCCCGATCCACTGCTGCCGCCCCGCTTCCTGCTCGACAGGCGGCGCGCGCTCGGGCTCGCCGCCACCGCACTGACCGCGGCCGGGGCCGCCACCGTCTTCGTGCTGTTCTCGCTCCACCTTCAGGACGAACGCGGCTGGTCGGCACTGCGGACGTCGACCGCGTTCGTGCCGTTCGCCCTGGCGCTCCTCGCGTCGGGCCGGGTGGCGGGGCGGCTCATCGGCCGGTACGGGGCGCCCGTCGTCACCGGTGCCGGGCTGGCCGTCGGCGCCGTGGGTCTCGTACTCCTCTCGCTCCTCGGAGTGAACGACACAGTCCCGTACGCGTACGGGCTTCTCCCCGGCTTCGTCCTGCTGGCCACCGGGGTCGCCGCCTCCTTCGCCGGGGCAGCCGTGCTGGCCACCGACCGGGTGCCGGCGGAACGGACCGGGCTCGCGGGCGGGGTGCACAACACGGCGATGGAGACCGGGCCGACCGTCGTCTTCGCCCTGTTGCTCGGCGTCGGCGGCGACACGGCGAGTCTCGCGGTGACCGCGGCCCTCTTCGGCACCGCGGCCCTGGCCCTGCGACTCGCCTGA